The Archangium primigenium genomic interval TCATGGCCCCCCCGGAGAAGCTCGACGATCCGGAAGGACGGCTCGAGGGCACCGGGAAGACCATGCGCCACCTCAAGGTGCGCGGCGACGCGGACCTCCACGAGGCGAGCATCCTGCGCTGGGTGAAGGCCGCGGTGGCGCACCACGCCTGAAGCAGGCACACCCGGAGCGCGCCCCGCGTTGCTGGCGAGGCAACACCGGGGGCGGGACATCCCATTTGTCCCGCCCTGCCTTGATTTTCATTTTTCACACGGGTTGGGATGCGGCCCTCTGCCCCACAGGAGCTGCCGCGCATGACCCGAAACCCGTTGGTTCCGTTGTCTTTAATGTCCCTGCTGTCCCTCGCGCCCGGCTGCCAGCCGGTGGACGAGAGCGTGCCCGACGCGCAGCCCGTGGCCCCGGCCGCGGTGGAGCAGAAGGCGGCGGTGGCGGGCTTCGCCGAGTTGCACCACCACATGTTCGCCGAGGCGGCGTTTGGCGGCGGGTGGTTTCATGGCAGCCACACGGGTGAGTTGACGAGCTGCGATGGCGGCATGCCCGAGAGCAGCCATGCCCGGGTGCGCATGGACCTGAGCAACATGCTCAACCTGTGCCCCAACTCGGGCGCGGTGAACCTGGGCGGCGTGCCCATCCTCAGCTCCCTGTTCGGCGTGGGCGGCGCGGTGGCCTCGGAGTTCATCGGGAAGATCGAGGGCACCGAGGGTGACACCGGCCTGCACCTGGGCCGCAAGCAGGTCCAGACCCAGTGGCCGCGCTGGGACACCATCGCCCACCAGCAGGCCTTCGAGGGCTCCCTGCGCCAGGCGCACCTGGGCGGCCTGTCGCTCGTGACGGTGTCCCTGGTGAGCAACGGCTTCCTGTGCAGCGCCCTGCCCTACCAGAACCTCAAGCGCCCCTGCGACGAGATGGCCGACGTCGAGGTGCAGATTCAAATGGCCAAGGACTTCGACGCGCGCACGTCCTGGGCGGAGATCGCCCTGTCGCCCGCGCATGCCCGGCAGATCATCGCCTCGGGCAAGCTCGCGATGGTGCTCTCCATCGAGGTGAGCAAGCTGTTCGGCACCAAGGACTGGCGCTCGGAGCTCAACCGCTTCCACGCCCTGGGCGTGCGCTCGCTCCAGCCCGTGCACCAGCTGGACAACCGCTTCGGCGGCGCGGCGCTGCACAACATCATCTTCCAGGCCGCCCAGTTCCTGGAGAACTGCCACATCGACTACGACTGCGGCGCCACGGGCGCGGGCTTCACGCTCGGCTTCGACGTGGACGCCAACTGCCGCAACGTCAAGGGCCTCACCCCCGACGGCAAGGCGCTGGTGCAGGAGCTCATGGCCAAGGGGATGCTCATCGACATGGCGCACATGTCCGAGCGCGCCGTCGAGGACACGGTCGCCCTGACGCGCTCCAACACCTACTACCCGGTCTACATCTCCCACGGCCACTTCCGCGAGGTGATGAACCCGGACGTCGCGGACGCCGAGAAGTCCACGCCCGCCCACATCGTGCGCTACCTGCGCCAGTCCGGCGGCATCTTCGGCCTGCGCACCGCGCATGACGAGACGCGCGACTACACGCGCACGCCCATCGCCAACTCCTGCCAGGGCTCCACGCGCTCCTTCGCCCAGGCGTACGAGTTCGGCCGCCAGGGGCTCAAGGTGCCCATGGCCTTCGGCGCGGACCTCAACGGCTTCATCCAGCAGACGCGGCCGCGCTTCGGCTCCTACGGCGCGTGCTCGGCGGGCTTCAAGGCCGAGGCGGATGCCCAGGCCGCCCAGCAGCGCGTGTCCGGCCCGCCGCGGCTGGGCACCGACTTCGACACGTACGGGCTCGCGCACGTGGGCCTGCTGCCCGACCTGCTGCGGGATCTCAAGCAGCTGGGCGCCAACACCACGGGCCTGGAGGGCTCGTCCGAGGTCTTCCTGCGCATGTGGGAGCGCGCGCAGTCCACGCGCGCGGGCATGGTGGACGCGGCGGCGGACATCGACACCGGCGGCGTGGCGGCGTACGTGCCCAAGGCCACCCGGGAGGCCCAGTACCCCCAGGTGTGCGGCAAGGCGTACGCCCCCAACTCCAAGGTGCTCGGCGAGGTGTGCCGCTTCAACGAGGAGTGCGTGAGCGCCAAGTGCACCTCGTCCGACTGCGGCAAGGTCACCGGCACCTGCATCTGCGATGGCGACAACGACTGCGGCGCCCAGCAGTACTGCGGCTGGGGCCTCAACCTGGGCGCCTGCCAGAACAAGAAGGCCCGGGGCGCCATCTGCTCGGCGAACAACGAGTGCCTGTCGAACAACTGCCGCTGGTCGTACACCTGCGGCTGAGCGGGCCACCCCGCGAGGAGGGGCGCACCGCCAGACGAGTCCTTGGCCCCACCGGGACCCGGACTTGGCGCGGGCGCCCCTGGCCAACACCTTGAGCCACGAGGTGAACGAGCGGGAGATGGGCTCTCGCTCTCCTCACCTCAGTGGCAAGGGGGTCGGTCATGAAACGCAAGGTACTCGCGTTGCAGCAGCTCGCTTCGAACGTCACGCAGCAGGAGGCCTGGCCACGCTCGGGTCTCAGCCTGCTGGCCTGTCTGGCCTAGCGGAGCCGCGCAGCTGTCACCGGGAGGGTCACGGACACCGGGCACACCCCCGGGCCCCGTGGCCCTCCGTTTTATTCGACGGGGGGAAACACGCATGGAAGGCATTGAGCGCAGGGCGCACCGGGACCTCTATCTCTTCACCCTGCTGCATCCGGAGCGCTACGAGGGGTTGGATACCTACCGCTCCCGGCAGCCGGGCTTCGCGGAGCTGCTCGCGCCCCTGCTGCCCGAGGGCTGGCGGGCGGCCCCGCGCGGCATCTGGTACCACGTGCTGCCCCCGGACAACCGCACGCCCGTCTCCGGCTTCAAGCTCCACCTGTCCTCCGTGCCCGAGCAGGCCCAGGCCCTGGTGACCGCCGTGGTGCCGGTGCTGCTCGCCGAGGGGGTCGCCTTCAAGCTCCTGGTCGACGCGGCCATGCTCGACCTGGGCAACTCCAGCCTGAGCTCCGGCGGCGGCTGCGGGAAGTTCATCACCGTCTACCCCCAGGACCTGGACCAGTTCCGGCGGCTGCTCGAGCGCCTGGAGCCAGTGACCCGGGGCTTCGTGGGCCCCTACATCCTCTCGGACCGGCCGTACCGGGACAGCAAGGTGCTCTTCTACCGCCACGGCACCTTCCACGCGCCCCACGAGGTCAACCTCCAGGGCGAGCCCGAGACGTGCCCGCTCGGCCCCGATGGCCGACGCGTGGAGGATCCCCGCCTGCCCTACTTCACCCTGCCCGACGGGGTGAGCGATCCGTTCCCCGAGGCGCCCGGCGCGGAGGACGAGGACGACGCGCTCCACCACCGCTACCAACCCCTCTCCGTCCTGGGCACGTCGAGCAAGGGCGGCGTCTACCTCTGCCAGGACCTCCAGACGGGGCGGGAGGTGGTGGTCAAGGAAGCGCGGCCCCACGTCAACCGGGGCCGGCATCAGCCCCATGACGCCGTGGCCTGCCTGGAGAACGAGCGCCGCGTCCTGCGGCGCCTGGAGGGCACGGACGCGGCGCCCCGGGTGCTGGACGCGTTCCAGGAGTGGGAACACCACTTCCTCGTCATGGAGCGCGCCCCGGGCATGAGCCTGCCCCGGCTGCTGGCGCGCAATGCCCTCGGGCTCGTGCTGGAGGGCCGTCCCACGGCCGACCAGTTGAGGACCTTCGCGCGGACCTTCACGCACCTGGCCCGTCAGCTCGCGGCCCACGTGCGGGCCATCCACGCCCGGGGCGTGGTCATCCGGGACCTCGCGCCCCAGAACATCCTCTTCGACCCGGAGAGCGGCCGGGTGACGCTCATCGACTTCGAGTCCGCGTACTGCGAGCACGCGGACGTCGCCAGCCCGCTCATTCCCCTGGCCACGCCCGGCTTCGGCCTGGACCCGCACGACCCGCGCAACCGCGACGCGCCCACGCGCGAGCAGGACCTGCGCGCCCTGGGCCGGGTCCTGGGGGAGCTCTTCCACCCGGTGGCCCCGTTCTTCGCGCTCGCCCCCGAGCGTCGGGAGCCCCTGCTCGCGCACTTCGCCCGGGAGCGCGGCATCCCCGAGGTGTTCGTCCAGCTCGCCCTGGCCGCCGAGGAGCCCGTCCGCTTCGAGGCCCTGCTCGACGAGGCGGAGCGGACCGTGCCCCCCGCGCCCTCGCGCCCCCCGCCCCGGCTGGACGCGGCGACGCTCGGCGCGCGCATCGACGGCGCGGCGCGCTACCTCGAGGAGGAGATCGCGCATGAAGCGGACCCGCTCGGCCTGCCCACCGACTACCGGCGCTGCGTGACCAACCGGCTGGGCGTGGCTTACGGGGCGGCGGGCATCGCCCTGGCGCTCCATCGTCTGCGCGGCGCGGTGCCCGAGCGATTCCTCACGGCGCTCCGGGACGAGGCGGCGCGCGCGGACCATGCGCACTACCCTCCGGGGCTGTACGTGGGCCTGGCGGGCATCGCCTGGAGCCTGTTGGAACTGGGCCAGCACGAGGCGGCCGAGCGGCTGCTGGCCACGGGCGCGGCGTCTCCGCTGCTCGGCCAGGGCGCGGACCTGTTCTACGGCGACGCGGGCTGGGGACTCGCCCAGCTCTTCTTCCACCAGCGGCTGGGGGACGCCCGCTACCTGCACGCGGCCCGGGAGGCCGCCGTGCGCATCGACGCGATGCTGGAGCAGGGCCCCGCGGGACCGCACTACCGCAACCGGGGCGACGTCTACTGCGGCCTGGCCCACGGGAGCGCGGGCATCGGCTACTTCCTCTTGCGGCTCTCCGAGGCCACCGGCGAGCCCGGCTGGCTCGAGCGGGCACGGGCCCTGCTCGACCATGACCTGGGCCGGGGACAGGAGCGCGACGGCGCGCTGTGCTTCCAGCGCTCGGAGGGCGAGCAGGTCCTCTACCCCTACTGGGCCATGGGGGGCGCGGGCCTGGGCGCGCTCGCGCTGCGCTTCCACGCG includes:
- a CDS encoding membrane dipeptidase yields the protein MSLLSLAPGCQPVDESVPDAQPVAPAAVEQKAAVAGFAELHHHMFAEAAFGGGWFHGSHTGELTSCDGGMPESSHARVRMDLSNMLNLCPNSGAVNLGGVPILSSLFGVGGAVASEFIGKIEGTEGDTGLHLGRKQVQTQWPRWDTIAHQQAFEGSLRQAHLGGLSLVTVSLVSNGFLCSALPYQNLKRPCDEMADVEVQIQMAKDFDARTSWAEIALSPAHARQIIASGKLAMVLSIEVSKLFGTKDWRSELNRFHALGVRSLQPVHQLDNRFGGAALHNIIFQAAQFLENCHIDYDCGATGAGFTLGFDVDANCRNVKGLTPDGKALVQELMAKGMLIDMAHMSERAVEDTVALTRSNTYYPVYISHGHFREVMNPDVADAEKSTPAHIVRYLRQSGGIFGLRTAHDETRDYTRTPIANSCQGSTRSFAQAYEFGRQGLKVPMAFGADLNGFIQQTRPRFGSYGACSAGFKAEADAQAAQQRVSGPPRLGTDFDTYGLAHVGLLPDLLRDLKQLGANTTGLEGSSEVFLRMWERAQSTRAGMVDAAADIDTGGVAAYVPKATREAQYPQVCGKAYAPNSKVLGEVCRFNEECVSAKCTSSDCGKVTGTCICDGDNDCGAQQYCGWGLNLGACQNKKARGAICSANNECLSNNCRWSYTCG
- the lanKC gene encoding class III lanthionine synthetase LanKC; translated protein: MEGIERRAHRDLYLFTLLHPERYEGLDTYRSRQPGFAELLAPLLPEGWRAAPRGIWYHVLPPDNRTPVSGFKLHLSSVPEQAQALVTAVVPVLLAEGVAFKLLVDAAMLDLGNSSLSSGGGCGKFITVYPQDLDQFRRLLERLEPVTRGFVGPYILSDRPYRDSKVLFYRHGTFHAPHEVNLQGEPETCPLGPDGRRVEDPRLPYFTLPDGVSDPFPEAPGAEDEDDALHHRYQPLSVLGTSSKGGVYLCQDLQTGREVVVKEARPHVNRGRHQPHDAVACLENERRVLRRLEGTDAAPRVLDAFQEWEHHFLVMERAPGMSLPRLLARNALGLVLEGRPTADQLRTFARTFTHLARQLAAHVRAIHARGVVIRDLAPQNILFDPESGRVTLIDFESAYCEHADVASPLIPLATPGFGLDPHDPRNRDAPTREQDLRALGRVLGELFHPVAPFFALAPERREPLLAHFARERGIPEVFVQLALAAEEPVRFEALLDEAERTVPPAPSRPPPRLDAATLGARIDGAARYLEEEIAHEADPLGLPTDYRRCVTNRLGVAYGAAGIALALHRLRGAVPERFLTALRDEAARADHAHYPPGLYVGLAGIAWSLLELGQHEAAERLLATGAASPLLGQGADLFYGDAGWGLAQLFFHQRLGDARYLHAAREAAVRIDAMLEQGPAGPHYRNRGDVYCGLAHGSAGIGYFLLRLSEATGEPGWLERARALLDHDLGRGQERDGALCFQRSEGEQVLYPYWAMGGAGLGALALRFHAVTGEPRYLEAARRIARDLRGQYTVFPSHFYGMAGLGHFFVDLHQHTGEAEAREEALRFGERALLYAIDRPTGWVSPGEGLLRVSADYATGSAGLGVFLHRLRVGGGVPFLDF